One genomic window of Solanum dulcamara chromosome 10, daSolDulc1.2, whole genome shotgun sequence includes the following:
- the LOC129871139 gene encoding cyclic nucleotide-gated ion channel 4-like isoform X2, with the protein MTSHHELELSNNYSDDDDEDKEEQDNLEEIENDEKEDNNSNDYNICCGHGRDRGGGLTDFFSWKVIDPRAPWVQEWNRVFLLVCAMGLFVDPLFFYALSISESCMCLFIDGWFAVTVMVLRCMTDALHLWNMWLQFKMHKSRPYDDEMDDNRINSSRPRLHHDQSLRRFVALRYLKSKKGFFFDLFVILPLPQAVGACWYLLGIQRAAKCLKEQCRVTNGCGLRMLACEEQIFYGTSSLVKHKSRIIWGETKIARSTCLASEDNFDYGVYKWTVQLVTNENRFEKILFPIFWGLMTLSTFGNLESTTDWLEDVFIIIVLTTGLLLVTMLIGNIKVFLHATTSKKQAMQLKMRNVEWWMRRRRLPQGFKQRVRNYERQTFAATRGVDECEMISNLPEGLRRDIKYHLCLDLVRQVPLFQHMDNLVLENICDRVKSLIFTKGETITREGDPVQRMLFIVRGHLQSSQVLRDGVKSCCMLGPGNFSGDELLSWCLRKPFVERLPPSSSSLVTLETTEAFGLEADDVKYVTQHFRYTFVNEKVKRSARYYSPGWRTWGAVAIQLAWRRYRHRLTLTSLSFIRPRRPLSRCSSLTEDRLRLYTALLTSPKPNQDDFDF; encoded by the exons atgactAGTCATCATGAACTTGAACTATCAAATAATTATAGTGATGACGATGACGAGGACAAGGAAGAGCAAGATAACCTTGAAGAAatagaaaatgatgaaaaagaagataataattCTAATGACTACAACATTTGTTGTGGTCATGGTCGTGATCGAGGAGGAGGACTAACAGACTTTTTTTCTTGGAAAGTCATAGACCCTAGAGCGCCTTGGGTTCAAGAATGGAACCGCGTATTCTTATTAGTATGCGCCATGGGGCTTTTCGTGGATCCTCTCTTTTTCTACGCCCTTTCTATAAGCGAAAGTTGCATGTGTCTCTTCATCGACGGTTGGTTCGCGGTAACGGTCATGGTTCTTCGGTGCATGACCGATGCTTTACATTTATGGAACATGTGGTTACAATTTAAGATGCATAAATCACGTCCTTACGATGATGAAATGGATGATAATCGAATAAATAGTAGTCGTCCTCGACTACATCATGACCAGAGTCTTCGACGTTTTGTGGCCTTACGATACTTGAAATCTAAGAAGGGTTTCTTTTTCGATCTCTTTGTCATCCTTCCTTTACCTCAG GCAGTGGGAGCATGTTGGTACTTGCTAGGAATCCAAAGGGCAGCAAAATGTTTGAAAGAACAGTGCAGAGTTACAAATGGTTGTGGCCTAAGAATGTTGGCCTGTGAAGAGCAAATATTTTATGGAACAAGTAGTTTGGTAAAGCATAAAAGTAGAATCATCTGGGGAGAGACCAAAATTGCAAGATCAACATGTCTAGCCTCTGAAGACAATTTTGATTATGGAGTTTATAAATGGACTGTTCAACTTGTTACTAACGAGAATCGTTTCGAGAAAATATTATTTCCCATCTTCTGGGGTCTCATGACTCTTAG TACTTTCGGCAACTTGGAGAGCACAACAGATTGGCTGGAAGATGTATTCATAATCATTGTTCTCACTACTGGTCTACTTCTGGTCACCATGTTGATTGGTAATATCAAG GTATTCTTGCATGCAACAACATCAAAGAAACAAGCAATGCAACTAAAGATGAGAAATGTAGAATGGTGGATGAGGAGAAGAAGGTTGCCTCAAGGATTCAAGCAAAGAGTCAGAAATTATGAAAGGCAAACATTTGCAGCAACAAGAGGAGTTGATGAATGTGAGATGATAAGTAACCTTCCTGAGGGCCTTAGAAGAGACATCAAATATCATCTTTGTTTGGACTTGGTTAGACAG GTTCCTTTATTTCAACATATGGATAACTTGGTCCTGGAGAACATATGTGATCGCGTCAAGTCCTTGATTTTTACAAAGGGGGAAACA ATAACAAGAGAAGGAGATCCAGTTCAGAGAATGTTATTCATAGTGAGAGGCCATCTGCAGAGCAGTCAAGTACTACGAGACGGTGTCAAAAGTTGTTGCATGTTAGGCCCCGGAAACTTCAGTGGTGACGAACTTCTCTCATG gtgcctccGGAAACCTTTCGTGGAGCGTCTACCGCCGTCCTCATCGTCACTAGTGACTCTTGAGACCACAGAAGCGTTTGGCCTCGAAGCAGACGATGTCAAGTATGTCACTCAACATTTTCGCTACACATTTGTGAACGAAAAAGTTAAGAGAAGCGCCAGGTATTATTCTCCAGGATGGCGAACTTGGGGAGCTGTTGCTATTCAGTTGGCCTGGAGGAGATATAGACACCGGTTGACACTCACATCGTTGTCGTTTATTCGACCAAGACGACCGTTGTCTCGATGTTCTTCGTTAACAGAGGACAGGCTCAGGCTTTATACGGCTTTGCTCACTTCACCAAAGCCTAATCAGgatgattttgatttttaa
- the LOC129871139 gene encoding cyclic nucleotide-gated ion channel 4-like isoform X1, protein MTSHHELELSNNYSDDDDEDKEEQDNLEEIENDEKEDNNSNDYNICCGHGRDRGGGLTDFFSWKVIDPRAPWVQEWNRVFLLVCAMGLFVDPLFFYALSISESCMCLFIDGWFAVTVMVLRCMTDALHLWNMWLQFKMHKSRPYDDEMDDNRINSSRPRLHHDQSLRRFVALRYLKSKKGFFFDLFVILPLPQIVMWVGIPSLLEKGYTTTVMTVLLIMFLFQYLPKIYHSVCLLRRMQNLSGYIFGTVWWGIALNLIAYFVASHAVGACWYLLGIQRAAKCLKEQCRVTNGCGLRMLACEEQIFYGTSSLVKHKSRIIWGETKIARSTCLASEDNFDYGVYKWTVQLVTNENRFEKILFPIFWGLMTLSTFGNLESTTDWLEDVFIIIVLTTGLLLVTMLIGNIKVFLHATTSKKQAMQLKMRNVEWWMRRRRLPQGFKQRVRNYERQTFAATRGVDECEMISNLPEGLRRDIKYHLCLDLVRQVPLFQHMDNLVLENICDRVKSLIFTKGETITREGDPVQRMLFIVRGHLQSSQVLRDGVKSCCMLGPGNFSGDELLSWCLRKPFVERLPPSSSSLVTLETTEAFGLEADDVKYVTQHFRYTFVNEKVKRSARYYSPGWRTWGAVAIQLAWRRYRHRLTLTSLSFIRPRRPLSRCSSLTEDRLRLYTALLTSPKPNQDDFDF, encoded by the exons atgactAGTCATCATGAACTTGAACTATCAAATAATTATAGTGATGACGATGACGAGGACAAGGAAGAGCAAGATAACCTTGAAGAAatagaaaatgatgaaaaagaagataataattCTAATGACTACAACATTTGTTGTGGTCATGGTCGTGATCGAGGAGGAGGACTAACAGACTTTTTTTCTTGGAAAGTCATAGACCCTAGAGCGCCTTGGGTTCAAGAATGGAACCGCGTATTCTTATTAGTATGCGCCATGGGGCTTTTCGTGGATCCTCTCTTTTTCTACGCCCTTTCTATAAGCGAAAGTTGCATGTGTCTCTTCATCGACGGTTGGTTCGCGGTAACGGTCATGGTTCTTCGGTGCATGACCGATGCTTTACATTTATGGAACATGTGGTTACAATTTAAGATGCATAAATCACGTCCTTACGATGATGAAATGGATGATAATCGAATAAATAGTAGTCGTCCTCGACTACATCATGACCAGAGTCTTCGACGTTTTGTGGCCTTACGATACTTGAAATCTAAGAAGGGTTTCTTTTTCGATCTCTTTGTCATCCTTCCTTTACCTCAG ATAGTGATGTGGGTAGGAATTCCAAGTTTACTGGAGAAAGGATATACAACAACAGTGATGACAGTATTGTTAATAATGTTTCTATTTCAGTATTTGCCCAAAATTTATCACTCCGTTTGCCTATTACGACGCATGCAGAATCTCTCTGGATACATTTTTGGCACTGTTTGGTGGGGAATTGCTCTTAACTTGATTGCTTATTTTGTTGCATCTCAT GCAGTGGGAGCATGTTGGTACTTGCTAGGAATCCAAAGGGCAGCAAAATGTTTGAAAGAACAGTGCAGAGTTACAAATGGTTGTGGCCTAAGAATGTTGGCCTGTGAAGAGCAAATATTTTATGGAACAAGTAGTTTGGTAAAGCATAAAAGTAGAATCATCTGGGGAGAGACCAAAATTGCAAGATCAACATGTCTAGCCTCTGAAGACAATTTTGATTATGGAGTTTATAAATGGACTGTTCAACTTGTTACTAACGAGAATCGTTTCGAGAAAATATTATTTCCCATCTTCTGGGGTCTCATGACTCTTAG TACTTTCGGCAACTTGGAGAGCACAACAGATTGGCTGGAAGATGTATTCATAATCATTGTTCTCACTACTGGTCTACTTCTGGTCACCATGTTGATTGGTAATATCAAG GTATTCTTGCATGCAACAACATCAAAGAAACAAGCAATGCAACTAAAGATGAGAAATGTAGAATGGTGGATGAGGAGAAGAAGGTTGCCTCAAGGATTCAAGCAAAGAGTCAGAAATTATGAAAGGCAAACATTTGCAGCAACAAGAGGAGTTGATGAATGTGAGATGATAAGTAACCTTCCTGAGGGCCTTAGAAGAGACATCAAATATCATCTTTGTTTGGACTTGGTTAGACAG GTTCCTTTATTTCAACATATGGATAACTTGGTCCTGGAGAACATATGTGATCGCGTCAAGTCCTTGATTTTTACAAAGGGGGAAACA ATAACAAGAGAAGGAGATCCAGTTCAGAGAATGTTATTCATAGTGAGAGGCCATCTGCAGAGCAGTCAAGTACTACGAGACGGTGTCAAAAGTTGTTGCATGTTAGGCCCCGGAAACTTCAGTGGTGACGAACTTCTCTCATG gtgcctccGGAAACCTTTCGTGGAGCGTCTACCGCCGTCCTCATCGTCACTAGTGACTCTTGAGACCACAGAAGCGTTTGGCCTCGAAGCAGACGATGTCAAGTATGTCACTCAACATTTTCGCTACACATTTGTGAACGAAAAAGTTAAGAGAAGCGCCAGGTATTATTCTCCAGGATGGCGAACTTGGGGAGCTGTTGCTATTCAGTTGGCCTGGAGGAGATATAGACACCGGTTGACACTCACATCGTTGTCGTTTATTCGACCAAGACGACCGTTGTCTCGATGTTCTTCGTTAACAGAGGACAGGCTCAGGCTTTATACGGCTTTGCTCACTTCACCAAAGCCTAATCAGgatgattttgatttttaa